The genome window TTGCTGTCCACAAGTCTGACCCGTATGAGAAAGGAATCGCCCGAACAATTCCTTGCGCTTGTGCGCGAATACCTGCATCCCGAACGCTCGCGTACATGGTCGAACGGCATTCAAGCCCTCATCCCCATGATTGCGGATACAGCCTACACCAACCTGCCCCCCATTTTCGACATCGTCGAACCCATCATCGAAGAAGCGCCATCCTCACTGCAGAACGACCTTGCCGAGTTGATCGTGGCGTTATACCGTGCATCCCCCAACGAAACCATCTTCATGCTCAAGCATGTGCTGTCCAATTCGCAAAGCCCGATGACGGAGATCACATTGCGAAGGATTTCATCATCCTTCCCGCCATCCCTGCAACATGAATTGAGGGAGAATTTGCGCTCACAACCAATTGCATCACGCAAGCCCACGAAGGAGGCGGATGATTTTATTGAAGAACCACCTGCTCCTGAAATCAGGGATGCAAAAATCAGAAAACCTCGCAAAACAAAAACAACGGAAACGCCTGCCGGTAAAAATGGCAAAACCATCACGCGCAAACGCGCAGCCAAAAAGGACAAAGATGGATAACAAAAAGATAATCTACCTGCACGGACTTGAGTCCACCAGCCAGAGCGGCAAGGCGCGCCAGTTTGCCGAAAAATTCCCGGGCATGGCAACCCCCGATTTTACAGGTGAATTTGAAGAACGCATGCAACAACTTTATCCGATCCTCGGCAAAGAGGAAGGCTGGACGATCATCGGCTCATCTTATGGCGGATTAATGGGGACGGTCTTCACCTGCAAACATCCGACTCAAGTGCGTAAATTGATCCTGCTCGCACCTGCCCTGCTGCGCGAACGCTTCGGCTCTTTCCTGGACATTGAACCTGTGTCTGTTCCAACGGTGCTCATCCACGGAAGTGAGGATGATATCGTTCCGCTCGAACCTGTGCGTGAAATTGCGGAGAAACTCTTCATCAACCTGGAATACATTGTTGTGGAGGATGGCCACCGCCTGCACAAGGCGTTCGAGAAATTGAATTGGGAAGAGTACTTGAGAACTGACGATTGACCATGGAAGAAGGCGCAATGAAGCATCACATCTACTGGCAGACCACCGTCCAAATGCCCGATGACCCAAATCTAACGCCCATCCCGGCCAGATCGGATATGGCGGTCATCGGCGGCGGATATACGGGACTGAGCGCAGCACGGACGCTGGCAAAGCAGGGCGAAAGCGTTGTTGTGCTCGAAGCCGAGACCATCGGCTGGGGCGCGAGTTCCCGCAATGGCGGCATGACATTGACAGGTCTAAAGCCCGCCATGCAAACGGTCATCAAAAACTATGGGCGGGAGTTGGCAAAGGAATTATTCCAGTGTTCGCTGGATTCGGTGGATATCGTCGAGAAAATCGTCAAGGAAGAAAAGATCAACTGCGGCTTTGCGCGGACAGGCCATTTATTGACGGCGAATAAACCGAAACACTACGACGCGCTCAAGGATGAAGTGGACTTCATGGCGAAGGAGTTCAACCACAATGTACATCTCGTCGCACCGAAGGATTTACGCAGCCAGATCGGCACGGACATCTACCATGGCGCTCTGGTGGATGAGGTCAGCGCGGGGTTGAACCCTGCCCAATATGTGGCGGGTCTCGCCGATGCGGCGGCTCGGGCAGGGGCAACGCTCTGCGCGCGAGCGCGTGTCACCCACCTCAAGCGAAGCGGGAAGCGGTTCGTCATCCAAACAGAGAGGGGCAATCTGGAAGCCGGGTCCATTTTGGTGGCAACATCTGGGTATACGGGAGATGTCACAAGGAAACTACAAAGGAAGATCATCCCCATCGGCTCGTTCATCATTGCGACGGAAAAGTTATCAAATGAACTTGCGCATGAACTCAGCCCGAAAAACCGCATGATCTTTGACTACAAACATTTTCTGAATTACTTCCGCCTTTGGGACAACCGCATGATCTTCGGCGGGCGCGCGGCGTTCTTTCCTGAAAATGAAAACACGACCACGCAAAGCGGCGGGATTTTGCGGCGCGAGATGATCCAGGTGTACCCGCAGTTGAAAGATGTAAAGGTGGACTATGTGTGGGGCGGCACGCTCGATTTTGCATTCGACCAGATGACGCATGTCGGCGAAGAGGATGGGATTTTCTACTCGCTCGGCTATGCGGGTCACGGTGTGGCAATGGCTACCTACCTGGGTGCAACGGTTGCAGAAGCCATGATGAAGGGAACCATCAAAGAGCATCCGTTCGCGAAGTTCAATTTTCCAGGTGCGCCGCTGGGATTGTACAACGGGAACCCGTGGTTCCTGCCGTTCGCGGGGATGTGGTACAGGATTTTGGATTGGATCGAATAATGGCACATTCATAAAAACAGTATTAAAATTGCAAAAATCTCAGACAGAGGAGAGACTGCCATGGCGAAGACCAGCAAGCCGAAAGCAATGGAAGGCGAAGTTTACTATCCATCCGAGCAGGTGGTGGAGCAGGCGCGCTTGAAGGAATGGGACGCGCTGGCGGAAAAGGCAGGTAAAGACCTGCAGGGCTTCTGGGCGGACGAAGCATCCGAATTGGAATGGTTCAAGAAGTGGGACAAGGTGCTGGACGATTCAAATAAGCCGTTTTTCAAATGGTTCGTGGGCGGAAAGACCAACATCGTACACAATGCCATTGACCGACACCTGAAAACCCACCGCAAGAACCAGCTTGCACTGATCTGGGAAAGCGAAGACGGCAAGGACCACCGCACCTATTCCTATTTTGCGATGAACCGCGAAGTGTCGCGCATGGCGAACATCATCAAAGCCATGGGCGTTCAAAAAGGCGAACGCGTGACCATTTATATGGGGCGCGTGCCTGAGATCGTCTTTGCCATGCTGGCGTGCGCCAAGATCGGCGCGATCCATTCGGTGGTGTTCGGCGGCTTCTCGGTCGACTCGCTGCAGGGGCGCATCGAGGACAGCGAATCCAAGCTGGTCATCACCTGTGATGGCTCGTTCCAGAACGGCAAGATCGTCGAACTCAAAGCCATCGTGGACGAATCGCTCAAGCGCTGTCCGTCCGTTGAAAACGTCATCGTGGTCAAACGCGTCGGCAATGGCGTGACCATGGAATCAGGACGCGACCACTGGTATCACGACCTGTGTGTGCTGCCCATCGCGAACGGCAAATGCCCCACCGAAGTAATGGACGCGGAAGACCCGCTTTTTATCCTGTACACATCCGGCTCCACAGGCAAACCGAAAGCCATCCTGCACACGCACGGCGGCTACATGGTCGGCACGTATTCCACCCTGAAATATGTCTTCGACGTTAACGACGTGGATCGCTGGTGGTGCACCGCCGACCCGGGTTGGATCACGGGACATTCCTATCTCGTCTATGGTCCGATGATCAACGGCGTGACATCGTTCATGTTCGAAGGCGGACCCGCCTACCCATACCCGAACCGCTGGTGGCAGTGCATCGAACGCTACGGCATCACCATCTTCTACACCGCCCCCACTGCCATACGCGGATTAATGCGCTTCGGCGAATCCTGGCCCAACAAGCACGATCTTTCGTCCCTGCGCCTGCTCGGCACGGTCGGGGAGCCGATCAACCCCGAGGCATGGAAGTGGTATAACCGCGTGATCGGCAAGGAGAAATGTCCGATCATCGATACCTGGTGGCAGACGGAGACGGGCATGTTCATGATCACGCCGACACCGGTGGTTCCGCTCAAACCGGGCTCCGCGACGCGGCCTTTCTTTGGTCAGAAAGCGGAGATCGTGGACGAGCAGGGCAATCCCGTCCCAGATGACACGGAAGGCTATCTGACACTCTTGAATCCGTGGCCCGCGATGCTACGGACGATCTATGGCGATGACGAACGCTACGTCAATCAATACTGGAGCAAGTACCCCGGACGCTACACCACAGGTGACTCCGCCAAACGTGACAAGGATGGTTATTACTGGATCATCGGGCGTGTGGACGATGTCATCAAGGTCTCCGGGCACAGGCTGGGCACGGCGGAGGTTGAATCTGCGCTGGTCAGTCACCCGGCCGTGGCGGAGGCGGCGGCGATCGGTCTGCCGCACGAAGTCAAGGGACAGGCCATCCACACGTTCGTGCTGCTGCGTTCCGGCTTCGCGCCTTCGCCTGAACTGGCAGAGGAGCTGCGCCAGCACGTCGCCACGCATATGGGGCCAATTGCCCGCCCTGAAGATGTCAAGTTCGTGGACAAACTCCCGAAGACGCGTTCCGGCAAGATCATGCGCCGCGTGTTGAAGGCAAGGGCACAGGGACTGCCCGAAGGCGATATTTCAACTCTTGAAGAATAAAAGAAAAAGCCGAGATCAAGCTCTCGGCTTTTTCAACCGGTTAAAGCGGTTACTTCTTTTCGAACACAACCTGGGTCAGTTTACCAGCCTCCACAAGGACAATGCGCTCCCGCAACCCGGACCCATCACTAAAAGCAACCTTGTATCGACCCGGCGGCAGACTGCCCAGCACGGCATCCTCTTCATTATGCTCAAATCCCTTCGTGTATGACGAAAGATAATAAACGAACAGCGGGTCTGTGCTTCCATCCAAAAAGCGCGTGACCACCAGCGGGCGCTCGTAGTTCCGCTCGACGTCCACCTTCAAGGTGATGGCCAATGTGCCCGTTCCTTCAGCGGGAATTAACCATAACTCCGGGTTCTCGGTGGAAAAATAATCCGTGCCAGCGCCTCCCCTGCGGACCTCAAAGTGGAGGTGGCTGCCCGTCGCCCCTCCCGTCTGACCGACTTCCCCAATGCGCTCCCCAGCTTTTATCTGACTGCCCGCCTGAACAAAAATATTCGAGAGGTGCGCATACAGGGTGTAAAAATCCCCCGCATGGCGGATGAGCACCATATTCCCATAGAAATTCGTCCACGGGCTGAATTTGGTGGTTTTGTCCGGGTCTGCGAACACAACCACCCCATCCCCCGCCGCATATACAGGTGTGCCGAACCTGTTCTGAAACTCGACGCCATGATGCGGGTCACGCGCCCCGCTTTGCGTCGAACCATAGCGGTACGTCCCATCCACTGAATCGGTATCCGGCGGAAGGATGGGAGCATGGAATGGGAATTTCCAATCGATGATGCAGAAATCTGCGGTGAGTGGGTCACAGGGGATTTGCGTGGGGGTGAAAGTCGGTGCCATCGTAGTGGGCGTTGAAGTCGAGATAGGGGTGAACGCAAATTCAGTTGACGCGGCGCTCGGCAATACGGCAACTGTCTCTACGGGCGCAGGGACAGGGACACAGGAGGCGATGATGAATAATACGAAAAGAATTAATGCACGATACATATGGTTGTGCTCTTCGAGCAGATGTTGGACTCGACCAGCTTGCTGTCAGGTTGGGAGGCGATGGACAGCAAGCTGTCCGAGTCCAGAGTTAAATCCCGCCGCGTTCCTTCATCACTTTGCGGATTCGCTTTTCCAGTTTATCGGCTTCTTTTTCGAGGACGGTGAGTTCGTCAAGATAGGGCTGTCCTGCGGACTTATCCGGCAGGGAGTCCACGTTGATGCGCACGTTGTAGCCAGCAGCGGTCAGCGAGGCGCGCGCCATGGCGAAAGCGGACATCGAGTCGCTGATGGCGTTGAGGTTGCCGTTCTCGGCGCATTTGACGGCAAGTTCCATGATCTTGAGGGAGTTCTCCGCCGAGTGGAGCGGGATGTGCGCGGCGTTCATGGTGGCGACTTGAATGGCGGCGGTACGCGCGGTCTGTTGTTCTTCGGTCTCTTTTGGTAATTTGAAGGCGCCAATGACGGCTTCAAACGAAGCGGCGTCGTCTTCGACGGCCTGGGTCATATCAGCACGGAGTCGTTCCGCGTGGACGTGTACGGCTTGCATCTCGGCTTCCACCTCGGCGTATTTCTTGCGCCCGACGGTGAGACCGGAGACCATGGATACCAGCGCCGCTCCCATGGCACCTGCATACGCAGCAGCCGAGCCGCCCCCGGGAGCGGGTACCGCGGAGGCCAATTCGTCAAGGAAGGAAGCAGGCTGGGGGGAGGATGAAGCGCCGGCGGCGGGAGAAGAAAAGAGTCTGGATTCAAGAATCTGTTCGGGAGAGAACTGATCCAGTTGGGTGTACCAGACCGCCGCATCCACCAACGCCTCCTGGGGAATCAAGCCGACCAGTTCGCTGTGATGGATGCCGACGCCGTAACGCTGAGCTTCGCGGCGGATGAACTCGATCACGCGCGCGATGGGCGTTTGGTGGAAATCGGTCAGGTTCATCGAGACCTGCGCGCGCCCGTCCACGAGCAGACCCAGCCCCTTGACGTAACGCAGGCCGCCCGTGGAATGACGCACGGCTTTGGCGATTTTTTTGGCAATGCTTACATCGTCGGTGGTGAGATAGACATTGAAGGCGATCAGCGGAGCGCGCGCGCCGATGACCGTCGCGCCCGCCTTGGGCAGTTTGCCCGGGCCGTAATCGGGCTGGCGGTTCGGGTCGGATTCGATTTCAGATTTAAGCGCTTCGTACTGCCCCCTGCGGATATTTTCGAGGTTGACCCGTTCGGGACTCATCGCCGCCGCCTCATACAAATAGACGGGGATGTTGAGCTCGCCGCCCACGCGCTCGCCAAGACGTTTGGCGATGGCGATACACTCTTCGATGCTCGCGCCGTTGAGCGGGACGAAGGGAACCACGTCCGTCGCACCGATGCGAGGATGCGCGCCCGTGTGCCTGTCAAGGTCAATTAATTCGGCGGCGGTCTGGATGGCAAGGAAGGCGGCTTGTTCCACGCCCGCGGGACTGCCCGCGAAGGTCAGCACCGTGCGGTTATGGTCGAGGTCGGAGGAGCGGTCGAGCAGTTTGACGTCAGGCACAGATTGAACGGCGGCGGCGATGCGGTCGATCACTTCGGGCCGCCGCGCTTCGGAGAAGTTGGGGATGCATTCGATGAGTTGGGTCATGGGGTTTCCAATACGGGATTTTGGATTTACGAGTAGCGCAATTAATTATAAGCGGTATCATAAACGAAAATGAATAAACATGAGTATCAAACACTCCATACAACCTGATATTGAGAAACCCCGAACTGCCCTAATACGCAACCGGTAAAGGCAGATGACTCTCACATGAAATCCTAACTTGAAAAACAGCCTCATTTGATATATTATCTATTAATGTTCCTGCAAAACCCGGCACTCAGAGGAGAATTGAGCAATGAAAGAAGCCAGTCCAAGCCAGATGAGTTTGATTATTTCATACCTGACGCTGCGCAAAGCCGTGGGAATACTCGGCACCGCCCTGCCCTTCATGCTGTCTCTGGGGGCGTGGCTGCTTTTCCAAACCGGCATCCAGAGTTCCATCAGCAGTTATTACCACACGGGCATGCGGGATGTCTTCGTCGGCACGCTGTTCGCCATCGGGGTCTTCCTGCTTTCCTACAAGGGCTATGAGCCCCAGGATAACTGGGCGGGCAACCTGGCCAGCCTGTTCGCGATTGGCGTGGCGCTTTTCCCGACCACGCCAGCCAAGGCGGGCCCAAACACCTGGGACTGGGTGGGAAGCCTGCACCTGGTCTTTGCGGCGCTGTTCTTCCTGACCCTGATCTATTTTTCGCTCTTCCTCTTCACAAAGACGCACCCGAATAAAAGCCAGACAAACAGAAAGAAACAAAGGAACATCGTGTACAAAGTCTGCGGCTATACCATGGCCCTGTGCGTTCTTCTGATCGTCATCTTCTTCCTGCTGCCGCACAGCCTGGAAACCCGCCTCAACGGTCTCAACCTGCTCTACTGGCTGGAGACCGTCGCCATCCTCGCCTTTGGGGTCTCATGGCTGACAAAAGGGGAAGCCATTCTACAGGACGAGGATTGAAGGGGATGCCTTCCATCTCCTTCCAGTACGACGCATTCGATTATGACCTGTTCGCACAGTCCCTGCTGGAGTGGCTGGAACTGACAGGCGATGTCCGTGTGCTGCCGTATGCCATGGAGGTCAATTCAAAAGGCCATCTCGATGCAGCCATCGTCCTGTGGCTGATCGCCCACGCGCCTCCCGAAGCCATTGCCTTCGCAGAGGAAAAATCCAGGCGCAAACAATGACGTGCGCACGGCAGGCAGCGCCTATGTCACCTGCTCCAGATAGATCTCTTTCAACCGTTCCACATCCCCCGCCGAAAGCCCCAGCCCGTTACGCGCATACTTCTCGAACGAGCCGTGTTCGCGCTCAAGCGCGTCGAAGGCCGCCGAGAGATAGGCAGGGCGCGCATCCATGAACCCGCGAATGACGGACGC of Anaerolineales bacterium contains these proteins:
- the ftcD gene encoding glutamate formimidoyltransferase is translated as MTQLIECIPNFSEARRPEVIDRIAAAVQSVPDVKLLDRSSDLDHNRTVLTFAGSPAGVEQAAFLAIQTAAELIDLDRHTGAHPRIGATDVVPFVPLNGASIEECIAIAKRLGERVGGELNIPVYLYEAAAMSPERVNLENIRRGQYEALKSEIESDPNRQPDYGPGKLPKAGATVIGARAPLIAFNVYLTTDDVSIAKKIAKAVRHSTGGLRYVKGLGLLVDGRAQVSMNLTDFHQTPIARVIEFIRREAQRYGVGIHHSELVGLIPQEALVDAAVWYTQLDQFSPEQILESRLFSSPAAGASSSPQPASFLDELASAVPAPGGGSAAAYAGAMGAALVSMVSGLTVGRKKYAEVEAEMQAVHVHAERLRADMTQAVEDDAASFEAVIGAFKLPKETEEQQTARTAAIQVATMNAAHIPLHSAENSLKIMELAVKCAENGNLNAISDSMSAFAMARASLTAAGYNVRINVDSLPDKSAGQPYLDELTVLEKEADKLEKRIRKVMKERGGI
- a CDS encoding DNA alkylation repair protein, producing MPAIDLARLRKQANRLADFFFLPDEFMKHLREMLDFYVNYTLRKVENVAPGSNLKTYRTPPAVLTQIENELRAIVEENPHFALELADILWDEGVLETRLLAAFLLGRIPPQEERLLPRITAWTQQIRDSDVRAALLSTSLTRMRKESPEQFLALVREYLHPERSRTWSNGIQALIPMIADTAYTNLPPIFDIVEPIIEEAPSSLQNDLAELIVALYRASPNETIFMLKHVLSNSQSPMTEITLRRISSSFPPSLQHELRENLRSQPIASRKPTKEADDFIEEPPAPEIRDAKIRKPRKTKTTETPAGKNGKTITRKRAAKKDKDG
- the acs gene encoding acetate--CoA ligase; its protein translation is MAKTSKPKAMEGEVYYPSEQVVEQARLKEWDALAEKAGKDLQGFWADEASELEWFKKWDKVLDDSNKPFFKWFVGGKTNIVHNAIDRHLKTHRKNQLALIWESEDGKDHRTYSYFAMNREVSRMANIIKAMGVQKGERVTIYMGRVPEIVFAMLACAKIGAIHSVVFGGFSVDSLQGRIEDSESKLVITCDGSFQNGKIVELKAIVDESLKRCPSVENVIVVKRVGNGVTMESGRDHWYHDLCVLPIANGKCPTEVMDAEDPLFILYTSGSTGKPKAILHTHGGYMVGTYSTLKYVFDVNDVDRWWCTADPGWITGHSYLVYGPMINGVTSFMFEGGPAYPYPNRWWQCIERYGITIFYTAPTAIRGLMRFGESWPNKHDLSSLRLLGTVGEPINPEAWKWYNRVIGKEKCPIIDTWWQTETGMFMITPTPVVPLKPGSATRPFFGQKAEIVDEQGNPVPDDTEGYLTLLNPWPAMLRTIYGDDERYVNQYWSKYPGRYTTGDSAKRDKDGYYWIIGRVDDVIKVSGHRLGTAEVESALVSHPAVAEAAAIGLPHEVKGQAIHTFVLLRSGFAPSPELAEELRQHVATHMGPIARPEDVKFVDKLPKTRSGKIMRRVLKARAQGLPEGDISTLEE
- a CDS encoding M23 family metallopeptidase is translated as MYRALILFVLFIIASCVPVPAPVETVAVLPSAASTEFAFTPISTSTPTTMAPTFTPTQIPCDPLTADFCIIDWKFPFHAPILPPDTDSVDGTYRYGSTQSGARDPHHGVEFQNRFGTPVYAAGDGVVVFADPDKTTKFSPWTNFYGNMVLIRHAGDFYTLYAHLSNIFVQAGSQIKAGERIGEVGQTGGATGSHLHFEVRRGGAGTDYFSTENPELWLIPAEGTGTLAITLKVDVERNYERPLVVTRFLDGSTDPLFVYYLSSYTKGFEHNEEDAVLGSLPPGRYKVAFSDGSGLRERIVLVEAGKLTQVVFEKK
- a CDS encoding FAD-binding oxidoreductase, which codes for MEEGAMKHHIYWQTTVQMPDDPNLTPIPARSDMAVIGGGYTGLSAARTLAKQGESVVVLEAETIGWGASSRNGGMTLTGLKPAMQTVIKNYGRELAKELFQCSLDSVDIVEKIVKEEKINCGFARTGHLLTANKPKHYDALKDEVDFMAKEFNHNVHLVAPKDLRSQIGTDIYHGALVDEVSAGLNPAQYVAGLADAAARAGATLCARARVTHLKRSGKRFVIQTERGNLEAGSILVATSGYTGDVTRKLQRKIIPIGSFIIATEKLSNELAHELSPKNRMIFDYKHFLNYFRLWDNRMIFGGRAAFFPENENTTTQSGGILRREMIQVYPQLKDVKVDYVWGGTLDFAFDQMTHVGEEDGIFYSLGYAGHGVAMATYLGATVAEAMMKGTIKEHPFAKFNFPGAPLGLYNGNPWFLPFAGMWYRILDWIE
- a CDS encoding alpha/beta fold hydrolase, which translates into the protein MDNKKIIYLHGLESTSQSGKARQFAEKFPGMATPDFTGEFEERMQQLYPILGKEEGWTIIGSSYGGLMGTVFTCKHPTQVRKLILLAPALLRERFGSFLDIEPVSVPTVLIHGSEDDIVPLEPVREIAEKLFINLEYIVVEDGHRLHKAFEKLNWEEYLRTDD